From the genome of Streptomyces sp. NBC_01260, one region includes:
- a CDS encoding GntR family transcriptional regulator: MIDFHLDVQTGVSPYAQLVQQVRQALRLGLLDVGDQLPTVKEVVAKVAINPNTVLKAYRELEHEGLVSPRPGVGTFVTRTLTDDSLPAHEPLRQELQQWLEKAHRAGLDTDSIEALFMTTFRTSVKVRK; this comes from the coding sequence TTGATCGACTTTCATCTGGATGTCCAAACCGGCGTGTCGCCGTACGCTCAGCTGGTTCAGCAGGTCCGACAGGCCCTGCGGCTAGGTCTGTTGGACGTCGGGGACCAGTTGCCGACGGTCAAGGAAGTCGTGGCCAAGGTGGCGATCAACCCCAATACGGTCCTCAAGGCCTATCGAGAACTTGAGCATGAGGGCCTGGTGTCCCCCCGCCCGGGAGTGGGGACTTTCGTAACCCGCACTCTCACCGACGATTCACTTCCCGCTCATGAACCTCTTCGGCAGGAATTGCAGCAGTGGCTCGAGAAGGCACACCGTGCGGGGCTTGATACGGACAGTATCGAAGCCCTCTTTATGACCACATTCCGAACTTCCGTAAAGGTGAGGAAATGA
- a CDS encoding ABC transporter ATP-binding protein: MTLVLEADGLGKKYGRHQALADCNLKIPVGRVIGLVGPNGAGKSTLLGLTCGMIKPTDGTIKVLGSEPTDSSEQLARVGFVAQDTPVYANLTVAEHLRLGAKLNPRWDQSLAERRIQQLNLGLDQKAGGLSGGQRAQLALTVAAAKRPELLIFDEPVAALDPLARRGFLQNLMEFVAELEASVMLSSHLLGDLERVCDYLIVMGSGRVQMAGEADDLVASHYRLVGAPGDFDDLPSTIEVIQADNTARQSTLIVHSPGPIPYSISGATHLDLEDIILAYMSRAANASLTGTTPKTLEAQR; encoded by the coding sequence ATGACGCTTGTCCTTGAGGCTGACGGCCTCGGTAAGAAGTACGGCCGCCATCAGGCGCTGGCCGACTGCAACCTCAAGATTCCAGTCGGCCGGGTCATCGGCCTCGTTGGTCCCAACGGAGCTGGCAAGTCCACGCTTCTCGGGCTGACGTGCGGGATGATCAAGCCAACCGACGGAACCATCAAGGTTCTTGGCAGTGAGCCGACGGATAGTTCGGAACAGCTGGCGCGTGTTGGTTTCGTGGCCCAGGACACTCCGGTCTACGCGAACCTGACCGTTGCTGAACACCTTCGACTGGGCGCGAAGTTGAACCCGCGCTGGGACCAGTCGTTGGCGGAGCGGCGAATCCAGCAGCTCAATCTCGGGCTCGACCAGAAGGCCGGGGGGCTTTCAGGTGGGCAGCGCGCGCAGCTCGCGCTCACCGTTGCCGCCGCCAAGCGGCCGGAGCTGCTCATCTTCGACGAGCCGGTCGCCGCATTGGATCCGCTGGCTCGCAGGGGGTTCCTGCAGAACCTGATGGAATTCGTGGCCGAACTCGAGGCCAGCGTCATGCTCTCCTCGCACCTGCTCGGCGACTTGGAGCGGGTCTGCGACTACCTCATCGTCATGGGATCGGGCCGCGTGCAGATGGCGGGGGAGGCCGATGACCTGGTGGCCAGCCACTACCGGCTCGTGGGAGCTCCCGGCGACTTTGATGACCTGCCCTCGACGATCGAGGTCATCCAGGCGGACAACACCGCTCGCCAGAGCACGCTGATCGTGCACTCACCAGGCCCGATTCCCTACTCGATCTCGGGAGCGACGCACCTCGATCTCGAGGACATCATCCTCGCTTACATGAGCCGCGCCGCGAACGCTTCCCTGACTGGAACGACGCCGAAGACTCTGGAGGCTCAGCGATGA
- a CDS encoding ABC transporter permease, with protein MIWLTWRQFRVQALAAAAAVAAIAIYFVILGMQLRSSYDSDIAGCGAKDSCDTAKSFFLEQYETQLTLASIVLVVAPALIGIFWGAPLITREVETGTHRLVWNQSVTRARWLTVKLLFVGLASTAVIGVLSILLTWAASPYDQVEGARFGALAFISRNIAPIGYAVFAFVLATAIGLLTRRTMPAMAITLAVLAVTQVLVPFVVRPYMQSPVKTTMAMSSDPTKAPSLVLANGQMSIADFSIPGAWVLDSRVKLLNSSGKPVTEKMISDCPTRTFSEEVKCMAEKDLHFNVSYQPADRYWTFQWIELVGYLVLAGLLSLFCLRRIRQPLL; from the coding sequence ATGATCTGGCTCACCTGGCGCCAATTCCGTGTGCAGGCCCTGGCTGCCGCAGCCGCCGTGGCAGCCATCGCGATTTACTTTGTCATACTCGGCATGCAGCTTCGCAGCTCATACGACTCCGATATCGCCGGTTGCGGAGCGAAGGACAGCTGCGATACCGCCAAGAGCTTCTTTCTTGAGCAGTACGAGACTCAGCTTACCCTGGCCAGTATCGTGCTCGTCGTTGCCCCCGCCTTGATCGGGATCTTCTGGGGTGCGCCTCTGATCACCCGCGAGGTTGAGACAGGCACGCATCGCCTGGTCTGGAATCAGAGCGTGACCCGCGCGCGCTGGCTCACGGTCAAGCTCCTCTTCGTCGGCCTCGCCAGCACGGCGGTGATCGGTGTCCTGAGCATCTTGCTCACCTGGGCAGCCAGCCCGTACGACCAGGTAGAAGGCGCGAGGTTCGGCGCTCTGGCCTTTATTTCCAGGAACATCGCTCCGATCGGGTACGCGGTCTTCGCCTTCGTCCTTGCGACGGCCATCGGTCTCCTGACGCGCCGTACCATGCCGGCGATGGCCATCACTCTCGCCGTCCTCGCTGTCACCCAGGTCCTCGTTCCCTTCGTCGTCCGCCCGTACATGCAGTCCCCCGTCAAGACGACGATGGCGATGAGCAGCGATCCCACCAAGGCCCCGAGTCTCGTGCTCGCGAATGGGCAGATGAGTATCGCGGACTTCTCCATTCCTGGGGCCTGGGTGCTGGATTCCAGGGTCAAGCTGCTCAACTCGAGTGGCAAGCCGGTCACGGAGAAGATGATCAGTGACTGCCCCACGCGCACCTTCTCCGAGGAAGTGAAGTGCATGGCCGAGAAGGACCTGCACTTCAACGTGTCCTACCAGCCTGCTGATCGCTATTGGACATTCCAGTGGATCGAGCTCGTGGGCTATCTGGTACTCGCGGGTCTCCTCTCGCTCTTCTGTCTCCGGCGGATCCGTCAGCCCCTCCTCTGA
- a CDS encoding ABC transporter ATP-binding protein, which translates to MTLLGGPQLGPAGVRRGEDAIKGARVKASTVRRILPYARPFRRQVALLLVTTVISAGIAAAGPLILKKIIDDGILPGHLAVVVWLCLGLTGLALVDAAAIFVQSWCSGRVGEGLVFELRTKVFTHVQAQPLAFFTRAQTGALISRLNTDVIGARQAVTTLLSQAVSTVLTLVLTLGAMFYLSWQITAAAMVMIPLFLIPARLIARKLKGIAKRSMQLDAEMSSMMNERFNISGAMLVKLYGRTLEESELFAGKAGQVRDVAAKGVVWGRLLFIIVTVLTSVTTALVYGLGGALTINGTVEIGTLVAMVALLLRLYGPINQLSSMHTTALIALVSFERVFEVLDLKPLIAERPDAQELTDPAPVDELGGERSSAPDIEFDEVSFRYPGADEVSLASLESVAMRKPENASSVLTLEELTFRAPAGKLTALVGPSGAGKTTITHLVPRLYDPTSGAVRIGGHDIRDLTLQSLRDTVGVVTQDAHLFHDSLRFNLSYARPDAGEEDLIRACKAALIWDTVQALPDGLDTMVGDRGYRLSGGEKQRIALARLLLKAPPIVVLDEATAHLDSESEAAIQHALKTALAGRTSLVIAHRLSTIREADLILVVASGRIRESGTHDELLAMGGLYADLYNTQFAHQAPELPSGAPIAQTATLD; encoded by the coding sequence GTGACCCTTCTTGGCGGTCCACAATTGGGCCCGGCAGGCGTGCGGCGAGGTGAAGACGCCATCAAGGGTGCTCGGGTCAAGGCGAGTACTGTGCGCCGGATCCTGCCCTATGCGCGGCCGTTCCGCAGGCAGGTCGCCCTGCTGCTGGTGACCACCGTCATCAGCGCGGGCATCGCGGCCGCGGGCCCATTGATCCTCAAGAAAATCATTGATGACGGCATCCTGCCCGGGCACCTCGCAGTCGTGGTGTGGCTCTGTCTGGGGCTGACCGGTCTGGCCCTCGTGGACGCGGCGGCCATCTTCGTCCAGAGCTGGTGCTCGGGGCGGGTGGGTGAGGGGCTCGTCTTCGAGCTGCGCACCAAGGTGTTCACGCACGTACAGGCACAGCCGCTGGCATTCTTCACGCGAGCGCAGACCGGCGCGCTGATCAGCAGACTCAACACCGACGTGATCGGGGCCCGACAGGCTGTCACCACATTGCTGTCGCAGGCGGTCTCGACCGTCTTGACCCTGGTGCTCACTCTTGGGGCGATGTTCTACCTGTCCTGGCAGATCACCGCCGCCGCCATGGTGATGATCCCGCTCTTCCTGATTCCCGCGCGGCTGATCGCACGCAAGCTGAAGGGGATCGCCAAACGATCCATGCAGTTGGACGCGGAGATGAGCTCGATGATGAACGAGCGCTTCAACATCTCCGGGGCGATGCTCGTCAAACTCTACGGCCGTACGCTAGAAGAGTCAGAGCTGTTCGCCGGCAAGGCGGGCCAGGTTCGCGACGTCGCCGCCAAGGGGGTCGTCTGGGGCCGTCTGCTGTTCATCATCGTCACCGTGCTCACCTCCGTCACCACGGCTCTCGTCTACGGCCTGGGCGGAGCCCTCACGATCAACGGCACGGTCGAAATCGGCACGCTGGTAGCGATGGTTGCGCTCCTCCTCCGGCTGTACGGGCCCATCAACCAGCTGTCGAGCATGCACACCACCGCGCTGATAGCCCTGGTGAGTTTTGAGCGGGTCTTCGAAGTGCTCGACCTAAAGCCGCTCATCGCTGAGCGGCCGGACGCCCAGGAGCTGACAGACCCGGCCCCAGTCGATGAGCTCGGTGGCGAGCGTTCAAGCGCACCGGACATCGAGTTCGACGAAGTTTCCTTCAGGTATCCAGGCGCCGACGAGGTCTCCCTCGCCTCACTGGAGTCGGTCGCGATGCGCAAGCCGGAGAACGCGAGTAGCGTGTTGACCCTTGAGGAGCTGACCTTCCGTGCCCCGGCCGGGAAGCTCACCGCGCTGGTCGGCCCCTCAGGCGCCGGCAAGACAACGATCACTCACCTGGTACCGCGTCTGTACGACCCGACTTCGGGGGCCGTGCGCATTGGCGGCCACGACATTCGGGACCTGACGCTGCAGTCTCTGCGCGACACCGTCGGCGTGGTCACACAGGACGCGCATCTGTTCCACGACTCGCTCCGCTTCAACCTCTCGTACGCCCGGCCGGATGCTGGTGAGGAAGACCTGATCCGGGCCTGCAAAGCAGCCCTGATCTGGGACACAGTCCAAGCTCTCCCCGATGGCCTGGACACGATGGTAGGTGACCGCGGCTATCGTCTCTCGGGCGGAGAGAAGCAACGGATTGCTTTGGCGCGGCTGCTGCTCAAGGCACCGCCGATCGTCGTCCTCGACGAGGCGACCGCCCACCTGGACTCCGAGTCGGAAGCGGCCATCCAACACGCGCTCAAGACCGCGCTCGCCGGCCGTACCTCGCTGGTGATCGCGCACCGGCTTTCCACCATCCGCGAGGCCGATCTCATCCTGGTCGTCGCCTCCGGACGGATCCGTGAAAGTGGAACGCACGATGAACTGCTGGCGATGGGCGGTCTCTACGCCGACCTTTACAACACCCAGTTTGCCCACCAGGCACCGGAATTGCCTTCTGGTGCACCGATTGCGCAGACAGCCACATTGGATTGA
- a CDS encoding alpha/beta fold hydrolase gives MPFVNTNGIRLSYQRSGHGEPVMLIMGSSAAGRVWTMHQTPALNRAGYETVTFDNRGIAPSDAPDGDYSLDDMVADTRGLIEALDLGPCHIVGTSLGSMIAQELARGWPQLVRSAVLLASRARSDAIRRAQSAADRALRGSGIQLPPKYAAAKKAIEMLSPATLNDDSSVSTWLDIFELSDGGEPAAGQAAAIDHSKDHRAALRKISVPCRAIAFTDDLVCPPHLVTEVADAIPNCDLIEIADCGHLGYLERPDEVNTAIIEFLDKY, from the coding sequence ATGCCCTTCGTGAACACCAACGGCATCCGGCTCTCCTACCAGCGCTCAGGGCATGGAGAGCCCGTCATGTTGATCATGGGCTCGTCGGCTGCCGGCCGAGTCTGGACCATGCACCAGACACCCGCGCTCAACCGGGCCGGATACGAGACGGTCACCTTTGACAACCGCGGCATTGCCCCCTCGGACGCTCCCGACGGTGACTACTCGCTCGACGACATGGTCGCCGACACCCGCGGGCTGATCGAGGCCCTGGATCTCGGCCCGTGCCACATCGTCGGGACGTCGCTGGGATCCATGATCGCCCAGGAGTTGGCACGCGGCTGGCCGCAACTCGTCCGCTCTGCAGTTCTCTTGGCGAGCAGAGCACGCTCTGATGCCATTCGGCGCGCGCAGTCGGCGGCGGACCGCGCGCTGAGGGGCAGCGGCATCCAGTTGCCGCCTAAATACGCGGCCGCCAAGAAAGCGATCGAAATGCTCTCCCCCGCAACTCTCAACGACGACAGCTCTGTCTCCACGTGGCTGGACATCTTCGAGCTGTCCGATGGCGGAGAGCCCGCTGCAGGTCAAGCTGCGGCCATCGACCATTCCAAGGACCATCGTGCGGCCCTACGGAAAATCAGCGTCCCGTGCCGCGCCATAGCTTTCACCGACGATCTCGTCTGTCCTCCGCATCTCGTCACCGAGGTTGCTGATGCGATTCCGAACTGCGACCTCATAGAGATTGCCGACTGCGGCCACCTCGGATACTTAGAGCGCCCAGACGAGGTCAATACGGCCATCATCGAATTCCTCGACAAGTACTGA
- a CDS encoding MBL fold metallo-hydrolase — protein sequence MTDQPLFLRSKVIAEPLVDRFFAWPYTMAPVQAAMNLAFLQVPLLESYLQSPQVHIAASNNPELRGGYFINIPEERADEVRDLLAAIKRDRAGILQFAEAIAAGQELLRANATGFDLTPLYPKLPPELGGLVELAYDTDNQAQMRFMEPIVYTSDYYQESRQSVQLSFETGIERPFVLSTPRLPSPDVLELDLPFRHAGLEELFKSRVHPTTLGHLRDELGLNDAQAGQLSGMLSPEPSLAEDRHIEGGGRIRYFGHACLVLQTPQAAIVTDPFISADSSAGDRYTLDDLPDFIDLVVITHGHQDHIVLETLLQLRGRIGAIVVPRSSRGNLADPSMALMLKHQGFPVIEVDDFDEVEFPGGKITATPFLGEHCDLDIRAKSTYWAELAGKKIFIGADSSGIDPQLYRYIKQHLGTADMAFLGMECDGAPLTWLYQALLTIPITKKMSNSRKLSGSNAEQAAAIMTELGANEAYVYAMGEEPWLGHVMATTYTEDTYQIKQIDEFMTWCKDRGIKAGHLYGQQEWRW from the coding sequence ATGACTGACCAGCCGCTGTTCCTGCGGTCGAAGGTTATTGCCGAGCCGCTGGTGGACAGGTTCTTCGCCTGGCCATACACGATGGCGCCGGTGCAAGCGGCAATGAACCTCGCATTCCTTCAAGTGCCGCTCCTCGAGTCATATCTGCAGTCTCCGCAGGTGCATATCGCTGCGAGCAACAACCCGGAGCTGCGCGGCGGCTACTTCATCAATATCCCGGAGGAGCGCGCCGACGAGGTACGCGACCTGCTCGCCGCGATCAAGCGGGACAGGGCGGGCATCCTGCAGTTCGCCGAGGCGATCGCCGCCGGCCAGGAGCTGCTGCGAGCCAACGCGACCGGGTTCGACCTGACCCCCCTGTATCCGAAGCTCCCGCCGGAGCTGGGAGGCCTGGTCGAGCTGGCCTACGACACCGACAACCAGGCGCAGATGCGCTTCATGGAGCCGATCGTCTACACCAGCGACTACTACCAGGAGTCGCGTCAGTCGGTCCAGCTGTCGTTCGAGACGGGGATCGAGCGCCCGTTCGTCCTGAGTACGCCTCGGCTGCCTTCGCCGGACGTGCTGGAGCTGGACCTCCCGTTCCGGCACGCCGGACTAGAGGAGCTGTTCAAGTCCCGTGTGCACCCCACCACTCTGGGGCATTTGCGTGACGAGCTTGGTCTGAACGACGCCCAGGCGGGACAGCTGTCCGGGATGCTGAGCCCTGAGCCCAGTCTCGCGGAGGACCGGCACATCGAGGGCGGCGGGCGCATCCGCTACTTCGGGCACGCCTGTCTGGTTCTGCAGACACCGCAGGCCGCCATCGTGACCGACCCGTTCATCAGCGCCGACAGCTCTGCCGGTGACCGCTACACCCTCGATGACCTGCCTGACTTCATCGACCTGGTGGTGATCACCCACGGGCACCAGGACCACATCGTCCTAGAGACCCTGCTGCAGCTGCGCGGCCGCATTGGAGCGATCGTGGTGCCGCGTTCCTCGCGGGGTAATCTCGCCGACCCGTCGATGGCGCTGATGCTCAAGCACCAGGGCTTCCCGGTGATCGAGGTCGACGACTTCGACGAGGTGGAGTTCCCCGGTGGCAAGATCACCGCGACACCGTTCCTGGGTGAGCACTGCGACCTGGACATTCGCGCCAAGTCGACGTACTGGGCCGAACTCGCCGGCAAGAAGATCTTCATCGGAGCCGACTCCTCCGGCATCGACCCGCAGCTCTACCGCTACATCAAGCAGCACCTAGGCACCGCGGACATGGCCTTCCTCGGCATGGAGTGCGACGGCGCGCCGCTGACCTGGCTCTACCAGGCTCTGCTGACCATTCCGATCACGAAGAAGATGAGCAACTCCCGCAAGCTCTCGGGGTCAAATGCCGAGCAGGCCGCCGCGATCATGACTGAGCTGGGCGCCAACGAGGCGTATGTGTACGCCATGGGTGAGGAGCCCTGGCTCGGCCACGTCATGGCCACGACGTACACCGAGGACACGTACCAGATCAAGCAGATCGATGAGTTCATGACTTGGTGCAAGGACCGCGGCATCAAGGCCGGCCACCTCTACGGCCAGCAGGAATGGCGCTGGTAG
- the hppD gene encoding 4-hydroxyphenylpyruvate dioxygenase, with translation MSDKNRPSSLALALQEEPPMAVRDIAHVEMYTRDKVSTVEYFVSAMGFTRVADSVEVDRSSALLRQGELQLVVTSGRGVWKFLDEHGDGIADIAFTCDDVTVTHDSAVAAGAKSMGAPYGSPVVSGFGAVSHTLVPLLESPATTLPAGRRWVAAQESQPRSAGSVRLLDHVAICLEGGSLEDYADFYRDAFGFSRYSSEYVAVGGQAMDSLVVRSESERVIFTLVAPDPTKEAGQLDAFLQRNAGPGVQHLAFLVDDIIPAVRDFRDRGVEFLSTPDSYYDMLSDRLAGMGEEIAGLREAQVLADSDEWGHLLQLFTRSPYERNTLFFELIQRQGSRGFGSANIRALYEAVERDRLTAS, from the coding sequence GTGTCTGACAAGAACCGACCATCTTCCTTAGCCCTGGCCCTTCAGGAGGAACCCCCAATGGCTGTGCGGGACATAGCGCACGTCGAGATGTACACGCGGGACAAAGTGTCGACTGTCGAGTATTTCGTCTCAGCCATGGGCTTCACCCGGGTCGCGGACTCAGTGGAGGTCGACCGGAGTTCCGCACTCCTTCGGCAGGGTGAACTGCAGCTGGTGGTCACCTCGGGCCGGGGAGTCTGGAAGTTCCTTGACGAGCACGGGGACGGGATCGCTGACATCGCATTCACCTGCGACGACGTGACGGTGACCCACGATTCGGCGGTGGCGGCCGGTGCCAAGTCGATGGGGGCGCCGTACGGAAGCCCTGTCGTGTCGGGATTCGGCGCTGTCTCCCATACGCTCGTCCCCCTGTTGGAGAGCCCGGCCACCACGTTGCCCGCCGGTCGCCGGTGGGTCGCCGCGCAGGAGTCGCAGCCACGGTCGGCAGGATCCGTCCGGCTGCTCGATCATGTCGCGATCTGCCTCGAAGGGGGCAGTTTGGAGGACTACGCCGACTTCTACCGGGACGCCTTCGGGTTCTCACGCTATTCCTCCGAGTACGTGGCCGTCGGCGGACAGGCGATGGACTCGCTCGTCGTGCGCAGCGAGTCCGAGCGCGTCATCTTCACTTTGGTGGCACCTGACCCGACGAAAGAGGCCGGTCAGCTCGACGCCTTCCTGCAGCGGAACGCCGGCCCGGGCGTGCAGCACCTGGCCTTCCTGGTGGACGACATCATCCCCGCGGTGCGCGATTTCCGGGACCGTGGCGTGGAGTTCCTCAGCACCCCTGACAGCTACTACGACATGCTCTCCGACCGACTGGCTGGGATGGGCGAGGAGATCGCGGGACTCCGGGAGGCGCAGGTGCTGGCCGACAGCGATGAATGGGGCCACCTCCTGCAGCTGTTCACCCGCTCGCCCTATGAGAGGAACACACTCTTCTTCGAGCTCATCCAGCGTCAGGGTTCCCGCGGATTCGGAA